The Flavobacterium piscisymbiosum genome includes a region encoding these proteins:
- a CDS encoding DUF1254 domain-containing protein — translation MKKKIFTFSTLTFIVISLISSCKKEVKENDTAVVKESDSVKTEIISGPIPNTNMTPEYIKTLSANIYLWAWPMVNMHNRKLMFEKVPYPVLGKGILPLSSINHIAMLTDYVDAEEREVACPNQDVVYGLAPLDLTKDAVIVQVPDFGDRFWVYQVCDQRTEGFAKLGKMYGSKPGFYLLTSSDWKGKVPDGINAVFKSTTTFNVVIPRAFQSDDPSDKKAIQPLISQINVYPLADFDGKMKKVDYSKLPKTPADKVVAKQETQWVKPELFFDQLSTVLKEVPPLKGEEVWYAQVQSFLDAINKDPKLKAIARQSAIDSEKNLIKPLFQFENVGYPVKFNWTTQKNGAQFGTDYLTRTACAKSNIFVNRSIESKYFYQDFDSTRTKLSGANKYTITFAKGQTPPVKGFWSLTLYDEHHFFASNELKRYSLGTKNKNLKYNADGSLTLYVQNSKPDSDKIDNWLPAPKGTFSLYVRCYWPEEKTLKDEWSPPAVIKT, via the coding sequence ATGAAAAAGAAAATATTTACATTTAGCACATTGACATTTATAGTGATTAGCCTGATTTCCTCCTGTAAAAAAGAGGTCAAAGAGAACGACACAGCTGTTGTAAAAGAAAGTGATTCTGTTAAAACGGAAATTATTTCAGGGCCGATACCCAATACCAATATGACGCCAGAATATATTAAAACATTATCAGCTAATATTTATTTATGGGCATGGCCAATGGTTAATATGCATAATCGTAAATTGATGTTTGAAAAAGTACCCTATCCGGTGCTAGGTAAGGGAATACTTCCTCTTTCTTCAATTAACCATATTGCAATGCTTACCGATTACGTTGATGCCGAAGAAAGAGAGGTTGCATGTCCTAATCAGGATGTTGTTTACGGACTGGCACCATTAGATTTAACTAAAGACGCTGTTATTGTGCAGGTGCCTGATTTTGGAGATCGTTTTTGGGTTTATCAGGTTTGTGATCAGCGCACAGAAGGTTTTGCTAAACTTGGAAAAATGTACGGTAGTAAGCCGGGATTTTATCTGTTAACGAGCAGCGACTGGAAAGGTAAGGTTCCTGATGGAATCAACGCTGTATTTAAATCAACAACTACATTTAATGTAGTGATTCCGCGTGCTTTCCAATCTGATGATCCAAGCGATAAAAAAGCTATTCAGCCTTTGATTAGTCAGATAAATGTTTATCCATTAGCAGATTTCGATGGAAAAATGAAAAAAGTAGATTACTCAAAATTGCCTAAAACTCCAGCTGATAAAGTAGTAGCAAAACAAGAAACACAATGGGTAAAACCAGAACTATTTTTTGACCAGCTTTCAACTGTTTTAAAAGAAGTTCCTCCGCTTAAAGGCGAAGAAGTTTGGTACGCTCAAGTACAATCATTTTTGGATGCCATTAACAAAGATCCTAAGCTAAAGGCAATTGCAAGACAATCAGCAATAGATTCTGAAAAAAATCTCATAAAACCTTTGTTTCAATTTGAAAATGTAGGATATCCGGTGAAATTTAATTGGACCACACAAAAAAATGGAGCGCAGTTTGGAACCGATTATTTAACTAGAACTGCGTGTGCCAAATCAAACATATTTGTAAACAGATCAATTGAATCTAAATATTTTTATCAGGATTTTGATTCCACAAGAACTAAATTATCAGGTGCTAATAAATACACCATTACTTTTGCAAAAGGACAAACCCCACCTGTAAAAGGATTTTGGTCACTTACCCTTTATGACGAACACCACTTTTTTGCATCAAATGAGCTCAAACGTTACTCTTTAGGAACAAAAAACAAGAATTTAAAATATAATGCCGATGGCTCACTAACGCTGTATGTGCAAAATTCCAAACCAGATAGTGATAAAATCGACAATTGGCTTCCTGCTCCAAAAGGCACTTTTTCTTTATATGTAAGGTGTTATTGGCCTGAAGAAAAAACTTTAAAAGATGAATGGAGTCCGCCGGCAGTTATCAAAACTTAA
- a CDS encoding NAD-dependent epimerase/dehydratase family protein: MAQKNLALVTGANGHLGNNLVRLLISKGIPVRASVRNIKNKEPFTGLNCEVVQSDISDKQSLVNALQGVETFYAVGAVFKLWAKDPKKEIYDVNIQGTKNIVEAAAEAGVKRIVYVSSIAALNYSKLPTKESYGQNPDRRDMYYNSKNDGEKLAFELSRKHNIELVAVLPSAMIGSTAFKPLSVSYNIISLILEKQIPVETNITLDWIDVKDVAQGCYLAATKGKNGERYILANEKCTSIKETTQIAQELFPDLKIKLPMAVPKPILFTIAWFMEIGSKINGKAPLLSIKDIAMFSGLQQNFDITKARTELGFHPKNTIQAVKEAMLYLQENQQHSNL; the protein is encoded by the coding sequence ATGGCACAGAAAAATTTAGCATTGGTTACAGGAGCAAATGGGCATCTTGGCAACAACTTGGTAAGATTGCTTATCAGCAAAGGTATTCCGGTAAGAGCTTCGGTTCGCAACATCAAAAATAAAGAACCTTTTACGGGCTTAAATTGTGAAGTCGTACAATCTGATATTTCCGATAAACAGTCCTTAGTAAACGCTTTACAAGGTGTAGAAACATTTTACGCAGTTGGAGCAGTCTTTAAACTTTGGGCCAAAGACCCCAAAAAAGAAATTTATGATGTCAATATTCAAGGTACCAAAAATATTGTTGAAGCCGCAGCAGAAGCAGGTGTAAAACGAATTGTGTACGTAAGTTCTATTGCAGCTTTAAACTATTCCAAGCTTCCTACTAAAGAGAGTTACGGACAAAATCCTGACCGTAGGGATATGTACTACAATTCAAAAAATGATGGCGAAAAACTAGCTTTTGAATTGTCCCGAAAGCACAATATAGAATTGGTTGCCGTTTTACCATCTGCAATGATTGGCAGCACCGCTTTCAAACCTTTAAGTGTTTCTTATAATATTATTTCTTTGATTCTCGAAAAGCAAATACCCGTTGAAACAAACATCACTTTAGATTGGATTGATGTAAAAGATGTTGCTCAAGGTTGTTATTTAGCAGCAACAAAAGGAAAAAACGGCGAACGTTATATCCTGGCAAATGAAAAATGCACTTCTATAAAAGAGACAACACAAATTGCACAGGAGTTATTTCCAGACTTGAAAATAAAACTTCCTATGGCAGTTCCAAAACCAATATTATTTACCATTGCCTGGTTTATGGAAATTGGCAGTAAGATAAATGGAAAAGCTCCCTTATTGAGCATCAAAGATATCGCCATGTTTTCAGGACTTCAACAAAACTTCGACATCACAAAAGCGAGAACTGAATTGGGTTTTCATCCCAAAAACACAATACAAGCAGTCAAAGAAGCAATGTTGTACTTACAAGAAAACCAACAGCATTCAAACCTATAA
- a CDS encoding DapH/DapD/GlmU-related protein, with amino-acid sequence MSDSNLISDAAPFQKDIFERLLAGETILPNDSQIGRLREEAFAVKALLNQMNNAVNPEEITQILSRILAKELQDVAVFTPLYINCGKHITIGKNVFINFDCTFLALGGITIEDDVLIGPKVSLITENHPLNPEERKGLTAKSILIKKNAWIGANATILSGVTIGKNAVVAAGAVVSKDVPDNTIVGGIPAKFIKNVQP; translated from the coding sequence ATGTCAGATTCAAACCTTATTTCCGATGCCGCACCATTTCAAAAAGATATTTTTGAGAGACTTTTAGCAGGTGAAACGATACTTCCTAACGATTCGCAAATTGGCAGATTGAGAGAAGAGGCCTTTGCCGTGAAAGCATTACTTAATCAGATGAATAATGCTGTAAATCCTGAAGAAATCACACAGATACTAAGCAGGATTTTAGCTAAAGAACTTCAGGATGTTGCCGTATTTACACCTCTTTATATCAATTGCGGAAAACATATTACAATTGGTAAAAACGTATTTATCAATTTTGACTGCACTTTTTTGGCATTGGGCGGAATTACCATTGAAGACGATGTTTTAATTGGCCCGAAAGTCAGTCTCATTACCGAAAATCATCCGCTAAATCCTGAGGAAAGAAAAGGACTAACAGCTAAATCAATTCTCATCAAAAAAAATGCATGGATTGGTGCCAATGCTACGATTTTGTCCGGCGTAACAATTGGAAAAAATGCAGTTGTCGCAGCAGGAGCAGTAGTCTCTAAAGATGTTCCCGATAATACCATCGTTGGTGGAATTCCTGCAAAATTCATTAAAAATGTTCAACCTTAA
- a CDS encoding DUF417 family protein, with protein MKNSLLNTIANLDNLGKNAIRASIVIVFLWIGGLKFFTYEADGIVPFVANSPFMSFFYNNPSDYKQYSNKEGELITENHQWNIQNNTYVFANGLGILLIGIAFLVAIHNWAPLASMFGSILVFILTLGTLSFLVTTPESWVPHLTDQQYGFPYLSGRGRLVLKDIVILGASLITMSQSASLYLKRKNI; from the coding sequence ATGAAAAATTCTCTTTTAAACACAATAGCAAATCTTGATAATCTGGGAAAAAATGCCATACGTGCCAGTATCGTAATCGTTTTTTTATGGATTGGCGGACTTAAATTTTTCACCTATGAAGCTGATGGAATAGTGCCTTTTGTGGCAAACAGTCCTTTTATGTCTTTTTTCTATAACAATCCATCTGATTATAAACAATACAGCAATAAAGAAGGTGAACTGATTACCGAAAATCATCAATGGAACATTCAAAACAATACCTATGTTTTTGCAAATGGCTTAGGAATTTTATTAATTGGTATCGCTTTTCTGGTTGCCATTCATAACTGGGCTCCTCTGGCAAGTATGTTTGGTAGTATACTGGTATTTATTCTTACTCTTGGTACACTTTCATTTTTAGTGACAACCCCTGAAAGCTGGGTACCGCATTTGACAGATCAACAATATGGATTTCCTTATTTATCAGGGCGCGGACGATTAGTGCTTAAAGATATTGTTATACTTGGAGCCTCATTAATTACAATGAGCCAGTCAGCATCACTTTATCTCAAAAGAAAAAATATATAA
- a CDS encoding Crp/Fnr family transcriptional regulator: MHDQLLNLISTKIVLTDPDKELCKKYFEPVLFPKNRIIEEEGKVPKYLYFVLSGFMRLFYYNNLGDEVTTHINCPPGFFTSYTNFINQTKSNENVECITECELLRIAKTDLDFLLQSSASFKDFSMWVFEQSLTYNENRSKDLATLTAEERYKKLVENYPEIIHNVPLQYIASFLGMNPKSLSRIRKQMIR, translated from the coding sequence ATGCACGACCAATTATTGAACCTGATAAGTACTAAAATTGTACTTACTGACCCGGACAAAGAACTATGTAAAAAGTATTTTGAACCAGTATTATTTCCTAAAAATCGGATTATTGAAGAAGAGGGTAAAGTCCCTAAATATCTTTACTTTGTCCTGTCGGGTTTTATGAGACTGTTTTATTACAATAATTTAGGAGATGAAGTTACCACCCATATCAACTGTCCGCCAGGTTTTTTTACTTCTTATACCAATTTTATCAACCAGACAAAATCTAATGAAAATGTAGAATGTATTACTGAATGTGAACTTTTGAGAATTGCAAAAACTGACTTGGATTTTCTTCTTCAAAGTAGTGCGTCATTTAAAGATTTTAGTATGTGGGTGTTTGAGCAATCCCTTACATACAACGAAAACCGCTCAAAAGATTTAGCAACCTTAACGGCAGAAGAGCGTTATAAAAAGTTGGTTGAGAATTATCCTGAAATTATACACAATGTTCCTCTTCAATACATTGCTTCGTTTTTAGGAATGAACCCAAAAAGTTTGAGCAGAATCAGGAAGCAAATGATTAGGTAA
- a CDS encoding Crp/Fnr family transcriptional regulator, which produces MKALLKQNIAKHISLSENEIENFCNLFEQKLIPKKNFLLREGEICKFEGFVTKGLFRVYHIDKNGFEQILYFAIENWWITDIDSFTNEVPSQLFIEALEDSEVLVISKKDKEFAYANLPEIEKLFRVMTQKTHVALQRRMIDNLSKTAESRYIEFIEKYPHLIQRLSNIQIAAYLGITNVFLSNIRKKIAVKK; this is translated from the coding sequence ATGAAAGCGCTTTTAAAACAAAATATCGCTAAACATATTTCTCTTTCAGAAAATGAAATAGAAAATTTTTGCAATTTATTTGAGCAAAAGTTAATCCCTAAAAAAAACTTTTTACTCAGAGAAGGTGAGATTTGTAAATTTGAAGGTTTTGTTACCAAAGGGCTTTTTCGGGTTTATCATATTGATAAAAATGGTTTTGAGCAAATACTCTATTTTGCTATTGAAAATTGGTGGATTACTGATATTGACAGTTTTACTAATGAAGTGCCATCACAACTTTTTATAGAAGCTCTCGAAGACAGCGAAGTACTTGTAATTTCTAAAAAAGATAAGGAGTTTGCTTATGCCAACTTACCTGAAATCGAAAAGCTATTTCGGGTAATGACACAAAAAACGCACGTTGCACTTCAACGAAGAATGATAGATAACCTTAGTAAAACAGCAGAATCCCGTTATATCGAATTTATAGAAAAATACCCACACCTTATTCAACGACTTTCTAACATACAAATAGCTGCTTATTTGGGCATTACCAATGTTTTCCTGAGTAATATTCGAAAGAAAATTGCTGTTAAAAAATAA
- a CDS encoding alpha/beta hydrolase, translating into MKKTFAIAILLLITGQVSAQKVQSNLEKMNTSKEHYTFQLSDKVIRQKVSFKNRYGITLSGDLYLPKNAGNEKLSALAISGPFGAVKQQSSGLYANQMAERGFIALAFDPSYTGESGGEPRNMASPEINTEDFSAAVDFLGLQKNVDRNKIGIIGICGFGGFALNATAIDKRVKAVATTSLYDMTRVISKGYNDSVTLEQRTKTLEALGEQRWKDAESGKPADGPRNLPEKLKGDEPQFVKEYFDYYRTSRGFQVNSVNSNGAWLVTNPISFMNMPILTYVKEISPRPMLLIAGENAHSRYFSEDIFKEANEPKELIIIPNAVHVDLYDKVEVIPFNKLDDFFKKYLK; encoded by the coding sequence ATGAAAAAAACATTCGCAATCGCAATATTATTATTGATAACAGGACAAGTATCTGCACAAAAAGTACAATCAAATTTAGAAAAAATGAACACATCAAAAGAACATTATACATTTCAGCTTAGTGACAAAGTAATACGTCAAAAAGTGAGCTTCAAAAACCGTTACGGCATTACATTAAGCGGAGATTTATACTTGCCGAAAAACGCAGGAAACGAAAAATTGTCTGCATTAGCCATTAGCGGACCTTTTGGAGCGGTGAAACAACAATCATCCGGATTATATGCCAATCAAATGGCAGAACGTGGTTTTATAGCTTTGGCTTTTGATCCATCTTATACAGGTGAAAGTGGGGGTGAACCAAGAAACATGGCTTCTCCGGAAATCAATACAGAAGATTTTAGCGCTGCGGTTGATTTTTTAGGATTACAAAAGAACGTTGACAGAAATAAAATTGGCATCATTGGGATTTGTGGTTTTGGCGGTTTTGCATTAAATGCGACTGCTATTGATAAACGTGTAAAAGCCGTTGCGACGACAAGTTTGTATGATATGACCAGAGTAATATCAAAAGGATACAATGATTCTGTAACATTAGAACAAAGAACCAAAACATTGGAAGCTTTAGGTGAGCAGCGTTGGAAAGATGCCGAAAGCGGAAAACCGGCAGATGGACCAAGAAATTTACCGGAAAAATTGAAAGGCGATGAACCGCAATTTGTAAAAGAATATTTTGATTATTACAGAACGTCGCGTGGTTTTCAAGTTAATTCTGTGAATTCAAATGGAGCCTGGCTGGTAACAAATCCGATATCTTTTATGAATATGCCAATACTTACTTATGTAAAAGAAATTTCGCCAAGACCAATGCTTTTAATTGCAGGAGAAAATGCGCACTCAAGATATTTTAGTGAAGATATTTTTAAAGAGGCAAATGAACCAAAAGAGTTAATAATTATCCCAAATGCAGTTCATGTCGATTTGTATGACAAAGTAGAGGTAATTCCGTTTAATAAATTAGATGATTTTTTTAAAAAATATTTGAAGTAA
- a CDS encoding helix-turn-helix domain-containing protein, with product MKDKVIREVSKFNNELKLQGFKAFQIEDDGAETRSYSRKEFYKICLTTGKSKIHYSDKTYEQEGTILFFGNPHIPYSWETISTTYVGYTILFSEEFFKNSERSESLQQSSFFKIGGTPVLKITEEQRGFLNTIFHKMISEQKSDYVFKDELIRNYISLIIHESLKMEPSKNFEHNKNASSRLSSVFLELLERQFPIETTSNPLQLRTAQHYAQHLNVHVNYLNRAVKEVTGKSTTTHITERIITEAKALLLHTDWSVSEIGYALGFEYPTYFNNFFKKNTGTNPSAFRQSEV from the coding sequence ATGAAAGACAAGGTAATAAGAGAAGTTTCCAAGTTTAATAACGAACTGAAACTGCAAGGCTTTAAAGCATTTCAGATAGAAGATGATGGTGCAGAAACCAGATCTTACAGTAGAAAGGAGTTTTATAAAATCTGCCTGACAACTGGTAAAAGCAAGATTCATTATTCTGATAAAACCTATGAGCAGGAGGGTACGATTCTCTTTTTTGGAAATCCTCATATTCCATATTCATGGGAAACCATTTCTACGACTTATGTTGGTTATACGATCTTATTTTCGGAAGAGTTTTTTAAAAACTCCGAGCGTTCTGAAAGTCTGCAGCAATCTTCTTTTTTTAAAATTGGAGGAACACCGGTTTTGAAAATAACAGAAGAGCAAAGAGGTTTTCTTAATACTATTTTTCATAAAATGATTTCGGAACAAAAAAGTGATTATGTTTTTAAAGATGAACTCATTCGCAATTACATCAGTCTCATTATACACGAATCTTTAAAGATGGAACCTTCTAAAAATTTCGAACATAATAAGAATGCATCTTCCAGATTGTCATCTGTATTTTTGGAATTACTCGAAAGACAATTTCCAATTGAAACAACTTCCAATCCACTTCAATTAAGAACGGCACAACATTATGCACAACATCTGAATGTGCATGTCAATTATCTGAATCGAGCCGTAAAAGAAGTTACAGGAAAATCGACAACAACTCATATTACCGAGCGGATTATAACAGAAGCCAAAGCGCTATTGCTCCATACTGATTGGAGTGTTTCTGAAATTGGTTATGCGCTTGGGTTTGAATATCCAACTTACTTTAATAATTTCTTCAAAAAGAATACCGGCACCAATCCTTCTGCATTTCGTCAATCGGAAGTTTGA
- a CDS encoding metal-dependent hydrolase family protein: MAILLSSFYGMTQKTILINDVEIFNGKDEKTTKGNILIVNNLISKISTSPIPTDKSTNTTIIDGKGKFLMPGLIDAHTHIMMESMGVMELMNSDIEYITANAIKSAEKDLMQGFTTFRDLAGPAGGLQKAIDRGLIIGPRIYPSGAMISQTGGHGDFLTPNAVPRDLAASLDFTERNNFGVIADGADQVLKRVREQLRLGATQIKLAAGGGVSSTYDPLDVSQFTEAEMKAAVDAAENWGTYVTVHAYTPRAIQTALRAGVRCIDHAQLIDDTTAKMLADKKAWLSLQPFIDDGKSLYADGSPNRIKQQTMMSGTDKAYNFAKKYNIKTAFGTDCLFEPEHSAKRAGDLVKLLRWYKPYEILKMATSTNAELLAMSGPRNPYPNKLGVIEEGAYADLLLVDGNPMLNLSIMEDYDKILLLIIKDGITYKNILDK, encoded by the coding sequence ATGGCAATTTTACTGAGTTCATTTTATGGAATGACTCAAAAAACAATTCTCATCAACGATGTTGAAATTTTTAATGGTAAGGATGAAAAAACAACTAAGGGAAATATTTTGATTGTTAATAATCTGATTAGTAAAATTTCTACATCACCAATACCAACTGATAAAAGCACAAATACTACTATTATTGATGGCAAAGGAAAATTCTTAATGCCAGGCCTTATTGATGCCCATACGCATATCATGATGGAATCGATGGGTGTTATGGAATTGATGAATAGTGATATAGAATACATTACTGCAAATGCTATTAAATCTGCAGAAAAAGACCTAATGCAGGGCTTTACAACTTTCAGAGATCTTGCCGGTCCTGCCGGAGGATTACAAAAGGCTATTGACAGAGGCTTAATAATTGGTCCACGTATTTATCCTTCAGGCGCTATGATTTCCCAAACCGGAGGTCATGGAGACTTTCTAACTCCTAATGCTGTTCCAAGAGATTTGGCGGCAAGCCTTGATTTTACAGAACGTAATAATTTCGGTGTTATAGCAGACGGTGCAGACCAAGTCCTGAAACGTGTGCGGGAACAACTTCGCCTTGGTGCCACACAAATAAAATTAGCGGCTGGTGGTGGCGTTTCTTCAACTTATGATCCTTTAGATGTATCTCAATTTACAGAAGCAGAAATGAAAGCTGCAGTTGACGCAGCAGAAAACTGGGGTACGTATGTCACCGTTCACGCCTATACACCAAGAGCCATACAAACTGCTTTACGTGCAGGAGTGCGTTGTATAGATCATGCTCAACTTATTGATGATACAACAGCAAAAATGTTAGCAGATAAAAAGGCATGGTTAAGTCTGCAACCTTTTATAGATGACGGCAAAAGCCTTTATGCTGATGGTTCACCAAACCGTATAAAACAACAAACTATGATGAGCGGTACTGATAAAGCCTACAATTTTGCAAAAAAATATAATATTAAAACTGCCTTTGGAACGGATTGTCTTTTTGAGCCTGAGCATTCGGCAAAAAGAGCAGGAGATCTTGTAAAGTTGTTACGCTGGTACAAGCCTTATGAAATATTAAAAATGGCTACATCTACAAATGCAGAATTACTTGCCATGAGCGGACCACGCAATCCCTATCCTAACAAATTGGGTGTTATAGAAGAAGGTGCTTATGCCGACCTTTTATTAGTAGATGGAAATCCTATGCTAAATTTAAGTATAATGGAAGATTATGACAAAATATTATTGTTGATTATAAAAGATGGAATCACTTATAAAAATATACTTGACAAATAA
- a CDS encoding nuclear transport factor 2 family protein, with protein MTNLEIVKSTYEGKTSEENGQNLAKYVAKDISWTEAKGFPYAGTYIGLENIKKNVFNRLGSEWIDYKFTPEDYVASDDKVVAYGTYTGTYKITGKSINARVAHLWKLKDRKIISFEQFVDSQTVNDAVK; from the coding sequence ATGACAAATCTTGAAATAGTTAAAAGCACTTACGAAGGAAAAACTTCGGAAGAGAATGGTCAAAATTTGGCTAAATATGTTGCCAAAGATATTTCGTGGACAGAAGCTAAAGGTTTTCCCTATGCAGGAACTTATATTGGTTTAGAAAATATAAAGAAAAATGTCTTTAACCGATTAGGAAGCGAATGGATTGATTACAAATTTACTCCCGAAGATTATGTTGCCAGCGATGATAAAGTAGTTGCTTACGGAACTTACACAGGCACTTATAAAATCACAGGCAAATCAATCAATGCCAGAGTGGCTCACCTTTGGAAATTGAAAGACCGAAAAATTATCAGTTTCGAACAGTTTGTAGATAGCCAAACTGTAAATGATGCTGTGAAATAA
- a CDS encoding MBL fold metallo-hydrolase codes for MKHTISRVFITILILLNMESQAQSFKTIETKDLKLQVYNASENSFGVASVIVSGKTDAILIDAQFTLADAEKVAQEIKASGKKLTTIFVSHADPDYYFGLEIFKKYFPDVVAYASPASVEAIKATAQKKLDVWGERLGKAITSNVVLPQVLKGNSIELEGQKLEIIGLEDFPNKTFVWIPSIKTVVGGINIFGTSFHLWMADAQTTEARKNWIAVLDKISALKPEIVIPAHANSNSPFDIAAVNHTKSYIQFYEEALKTNKTSEALITALKTKYPTLTFETALMIGAKVNTGEMKW; via the coding sequence ATGAAACACACTATCTCAAGAGTATTTATAACAATTTTAATTTTATTGAATATGGAATCACAAGCACAAAGTTTCAAAACAATTGAAACTAAAGATTTAAAACTTCAGGTTTACAACGCATCAGAAAATAGCTTTGGTGTAGCATCGGTAATTGTATCGGGAAAAACAGATGCGATTTTAATTGACGCGCAATTTACTTTGGCGGATGCCGAAAAAGTAGCGCAGGAGATTAAAGCAAGCGGTAAAAAATTAACTACCATTTTTGTTTCTCACGCAGATCCTGATTACTATTTTGGATTGGAGATATTTAAAAAATATTTCCCGGATGTAGTTGCTTATGCATCACCTGCTTCTGTAGAAGCAATTAAGGCTACAGCGCAAAAAAAATTAGACGTTTGGGGCGAACGATTAGGTAAAGCAATTACGTCAAATGTTGTTTTGCCGCAGGTTTTAAAGGGAAACAGCATTGAATTGGAAGGTCAGAAATTAGAAATCATTGGTTTGGAAGATTTTCCAAATAAAACTTTTGTATGGATTCCTTCTATCAAAACAGTTGTAGGCGGAATTAATATTTTTGGAACTAGTTTCCATCTTTGGATGGCTGATGCTCAAACTACAGAAGCCCGTAAAAACTGGATTGCCGTTTTAGATAAAATCTCGGCTTTGAAACCTGAAATTGTAATTCCGGCTCATGCTAATTCTAATTCTCCATTTGATATCGCTGCTGTAAATCACACGAAAAGTTATATTCAATTCTACGAAGAAGCTTTGAAAACCAACAAAACATCAGAAGCTTTGATTACGGCTTTGAAAACAAAATATCCAACACTTACTTTTGAAACTGCCCTAATGATTGGTGCAAAAGTGAATACTGGAGAAATGAAATGGTAA
- a CDS encoding LysE family translocator encodes MIPFNEILLFSLAAFVLVISPGPNMLYLISRSITQGKKAGIISLAGVICGFLFHITMVSFGLTAILFAVPIAYTILKTIGVVYLLYLAFQAIKPNSKGIFETPNNLSPDKPGKLFRIGFLTNVLNPKVAVFYLSFFPQFIKPEYGSIFTQSIQLGITQIIVSFSVNFIIVLTASKVSVFFSNNPVWVKIQKWFMAGVLTALAIKMSLTKAQ; translated from the coding sequence ATGATACCTTTTAATGAAATTTTACTTTTCTCACTAGCCGCATTTGTACTGGTCATTAGCCCAGGTCCAAATATGCTTTATTTGATTTCACGTTCCATTACACAGGGAAAAAAAGCAGGTATAATATCGCTTGCCGGAGTAATTTGTGGTTTTTTATTTCACATTACTATGGTTTCTTTTGGTCTGACAGCTATTCTTTTTGCCGTACCAATAGCTTATACCATTCTAAAAACAATTGGAGTTGTTTATCTTTTGTATTTAGCGTTTCAAGCCATAAAACCAAATAGTAAGGGAATTTTTGAAACCCCGAATAATTTATCACCAGATAAACCAGGCAAATTATTCAGAATCGGTTTTCTAACCAATGTTTTGAATCCAAAAGTTGCCGTTTTTTATTTATCCTTTTTTCCGCAATTCATAAAACCTGAATATGGTTCTATTTTTACTCAAAGTATTCAATTAGGTATTACTCAAATCATAGTGAGTTTTAGTGTTAATTTTATAATCGTTTTAACGGCATCAAAAGTTTCCGTTTTCTTTTCAAATAATCCGGTTTGGGTAAAAATACAAAAATGGTTTATGGCTGGAGTTTTGACCGCTTTGGCAATTAAAATGTCGCTTACAAAAGCCCAATAA